The Methylomagnum ishizawai genome has a window encoding:
- the dksA gene encoding RNA polymerase-binding protein DksA, which translates to MSSAKKTETQATPFSFQPYPLVDGEEYMNEPQVEHFRRILQNWKKELMREVDRTVSHMQDEAANFPDPNDRATQESEFSLELRTRDRERKLIKKIEESLENLERGDYGYCETCGIEIGLRRLEARPTATQCIDCKTLDELREKQIG; encoded by the coding sequence ATGTCCAGCGCCAAAAAAACCGAAACCCAAGCGACGCCGTTCAGCTTCCAGCCCTACCCCCTGGTGGATGGCGAAGAATACATGAACGAACCGCAAGTCGAGCATTTCCGCCGCATTCTACAAAATTGGAAAAAAGAGCTGATGCGCGAGGTGGACCGCACCGTCTCCCACATGCAGGACGAAGCGGCCAACTTCCCCGACCCCAACGACCGCGCCACCCAGGAATCGGAGTTCAGCCTTGAGCTTAGAACCCGCGACCGCGAACGCAAGCTCATCAAGAAGATCGAGGAGTCGCTGGAAAACCTGGAACGCGGCGACTACGGCTATTGCGAAACCTGCGGCATCGAAATCGGCCTGCGCCGCCTCGAAGCCCGCCCCACCGCCACCCAATGCATCGATTGCAAAACCCTGGACGAACTCCGCGAAAAACAAATCGGCTAA
- a CDS encoding aminotransferase class I/II-fold pyridoxal phosphate-dependent enzyme: protein MQIARRMSDIRPFHVMEILARAQALEREGRDVVHMEIGEPDFPTPPWVVEAALAAIRDGEVKYTPAAGLPELREAIAAYYGRRYGVRVEPRRVFVTPGASGGFLLALGLWVEPGAGVALADPGYPCYANFVRLFEGVPHLVPVDAADRFHLSRERVARHWGGGMRGAVVASPANPTGTLIEPGVLRELIGFVQERGGFVVSDEIYHGLEYGAPSPTALEFSDEVFVVNSFSKYFGMTGWRVGWVVVPEGFVAAAERLAQNIFISTATPSQIAALAAFAEENIRELEGRRGLFRERRDFLWAGLRELGFGIPARPEGAFYIYADCGPFSRDSQDFARSLLAETGVALTPGLDFGKHRPEGFIRLCYTAPLARLAEGLARIGGFVRGGPGG from the coding sequence ATGCAGATCGCCCGCCGCATGTCCGATATCCGCCCTTTCCATGTGATGGAAATCCTGGCCCGCGCCCAGGCGCTGGAGCGCGAGGGCCGCGACGTGGTCCATATGGAGATCGGCGAGCCGGACTTCCCGACCCCGCCCTGGGTGGTGGAAGCCGCCCTGGCGGCTATCCGCGATGGCGAGGTGAAATACACCCCCGCCGCCGGCCTGCCCGAGTTGCGCGAGGCTATCGCCGCCTATTACGGACGGCGCTACGGGGTGCGGGTCGAACCGCGGCGGGTGTTCGTGACGCCGGGGGCTTCGGGGGGATTTTTGCTGGCGCTGGGCTTGTGGGTGGAACCGGGGGCCGGGGTCGCCCTGGCCGATCCGGGCTATCCGTGCTACGCGAATTTCGTCCGCTTGTTCGAGGGCGTGCCCCACCTGGTTCCGGTCGATGCCGCCGACCGTTTCCATTTGAGCCGGGAACGGGTGGCCCGGCATTGGGGCGGCGGGATGCGCGGGGCGGTGGTCGCCTCGCCCGCCAATCCCACCGGCACCTTGATCGAGCCTGGGGTATTGCGGGAGTTGATCGGATTCGTCCAGGAGCGCGGCGGTTTCGTGGTTTCCGACGAGATTTACCATGGGCTGGAATATGGCGCGCCTTCCCCCACGGCGCTGGAGTTTTCCGACGAGGTTTTCGTCGTCAATAGTTTTTCCAAATATTTCGGCATGACCGGCTGGCGGGTGGGCTGGGTGGTGGTGCCGGAGGGTTTTGTCGCCGCCGCCGAGCGCTTGGCGCAAAATATTTTCATCTCCACCGCCACGCCGTCCCAAATTGCGGCCCTGGCGGCTTTCGCCGAGGAAAACATCCGGGAATTGGAAGGCAGGCGCGGCTTGTTCCGGGAGCGGCGCGATTTCCTGTGGGCGGGTTTGCGGGAACTGGGTTTCGGGATACCGGCCCGGCCCGAGGGCGCGTTCTATATCTATGCCGATTGCGGCCCGTTCTCGCGGGATAGCCAGGACTTCGCCCGGTCGTTGTTGGCGGAAACCGGGGTCGCGCTGACGCCGGGCCTGGATTTCGGCAAACACCGTCCCGAAGGTTTCATCCGCCTTTGTTATACCGCCCCGCTGGCCCGTCTGGCGGAGGGTTTGGCGCGTATCGGCGGGTTTGTGCGGGGCGGTCCGGGTGGGTAA
- a CDS encoding XrtA/PEP-CTERM system exopolysaccharide export protein, which yields MPLTRPRTYVFLVVCLFLLGGCETAPLAPNVEPPTEYTYIIGPGDNIEMFVWGNPEVSRSVPVRPDGKISAPLVEELPASGKTPFQLARDIERELGKYIRNPLVSVIVSGFVGPYSEQVRVVGQAAKPQAVPYKENMSLLDLMILVGGMTEYAAGNRSTIVRTVNGVQQQFRVRVDDLLDNGDISANVNVLPGDVLIIPEAYF from the coding sequence ATGCCGCTAACAAGACCCCGAACCTACGTTTTCCTCGTGGTCTGCCTGTTTTTACTCGGCGGGTGCGAAACCGCTCCCCTGGCCCCCAATGTGGAGCCGCCCACCGAATATACCTATATCATCGGGCCGGGCGATAACATCGAGATGTTCGTCTGGGGCAACCCCGAGGTGTCGCGCTCGGTGCCGGTCCGGCCGGATGGCAAGATCAGCGCCCCCCTGGTCGAGGAATTGCCCGCTTCCGGCAAGACCCCGTTCCAACTGGCCCGCGATATCGAGCGGGAACTCGGCAAATACATCCGCAATCCCCTGGTCAGCGTGATCGTTTCCGGCTTCGTCGGCCCCTACAGCGAACAGGTGCGGGTGGTGGGCCAGGCCGCCAAGCCCCAGGCCGTGCCCTACAAGGAAAACATGTCCCTGCTCGACCTGATGATCCTGGTCGGGGGCATGACCGAATACGCCGCCGGCAACCGCTCCACCATCGTCCGTACCGTGAACGGCGTACAACAGCAATTCCGGGTCCGGGTGGACGACCTCCTCGACAACGGCGATATCTCCGCCAACGTCAACGTCCTGCCGGGCGACGTCCTCATCATCCCCGAAGCTTATTTCTAG
- a CDS encoding XrtA system polysaccharide chain length determinant yields the protein MHELIGDLLNHAQGATRYKWTMAVTAWLVCLLGWVFVSQMPDRYEAEARVHVDTRSVLRPLLTGLAIQPDVSGRIRLMAKLMFSRPNLEKVARMTDLDLGVKNETAMEELVKRLQDSMKISGGESDLFTIAFQDPDPKVAKKVVQALLTIFVEQTLGESREDSNSAQKFLDQQIKEYETRLQVSEKAREEFKRANYGMLPGEGANMYDQVAALAKQLEEAKMAQQEAMDRRDEMQRQLEDEEAAAAERGVETPAQEAEATPLDARIQTLQSKLDELMLKYTKSHPDVVAARKTLADLERQKEEEAAKAKAQAESLADGGPPPGVAENPVYQQMKLALGEAEANVATLASRVKNYESKIENLKQQMDQRLKVETQLQGLNRDYEAVKTNYNQLLTRRETARMSENVEQNTDSVKFRIVDPPQVPTKPAAPNRILLSTLVLFAGVGGGLALAIFLALLRPAYASTQKLREVTNLPVLGSVSMNWIPDVRRRKWRQFVNFVISFAVLLVVFAGVLTLEVKGYHLPPFI from the coding sequence ATGCATGAGTTGATAGGCGATCTCCTGAACCACGCCCAGGGGGCGACCCGTTACAAATGGACCATGGCGGTCACGGCCTGGCTGGTGTGCCTCCTGGGCTGGGTGTTCGTTTCGCAGATGCCGGACCGCTACGAGGCCGAGGCCCGCGTCCATGTCGATACCCGCTCCGTGCTGCGCCCCCTGCTCACCGGCCTCGCCATCCAACCGGACGTGTCGGGCCGCATCCGCCTGATGGCGAAACTGATGTTCAGCCGCCCCAACCTGGAGAAGGTCGCCCGCATGACCGACCTCGATCTCGGGGTCAAGAACGAGACCGCCATGGAGGAACTGGTCAAGCGCCTCCAGGATTCGATGAAGATCAGCGGCGGCGAGAGCGATTTGTTCACCATCGCCTTCCAGGACCCCGACCCCAAGGTCGCCAAGAAGGTGGTGCAGGCCCTCTTGACCATCTTCGTCGAGCAAACCCTGGGCGAATCCCGCGAGGATTCCAACTCGGCCCAGAAGTTCCTCGACCAGCAGATCAAGGAATACGAAACCCGGCTCCAGGTGTCGGAAAAGGCCAGGGAGGAGTTCAAACGCGCCAATTACGGGATGCTGCCGGGCGAAGGGGCCAATATGTACGACCAGGTAGCCGCCTTGGCCAAGCAGTTGGAGGAGGCCAAGATGGCCCAGCAGGAGGCCATGGACCGCCGCGACGAAATGCAAAGGCAGTTGGAGGACGAAGAGGCCGCGGCGGCGGAGCGCGGTGTCGAGACCCCGGCGCAGGAGGCCGAAGCCACGCCCTTGGATGCGCGTATCCAGACCCTACAGTCCAAATTGGACGAACTGATGCTCAAGTACACCAAGAGCCACCCCGACGTGGTCGCCGCCCGCAAGACCCTGGCCGATTTGGAGCGCCAGAAGGAAGAAGAGGCGGCCAAGGCCAAGGCCCAGGCCGAAAGCCTCGCCGACGGGGGACCGCCGCCCGGCGTGGCCGAAAATCCGGTGTATCAGCAGATGAAACTGGCCCTGGGCGAAGCCGAGGCCAATGTCGCCACTCTGGCCTCCCGCGTCAAGAACTACGAAAGCAAGATCGAGAACCTCAAGCAGCAAATGGACCAGCGCCTCAAGGTGGAAACCCAGTTGCAGGGTTTGAACCGCGACTACGAGGCCGTCAAAACCAACTACAACCAATTGTTGACCCGGCGCGAAACCGCGCGCATGTCGGAAAACGTCGAACAGAATACCGACAGCGTCAAATTCCGCATCGTCGATCCACCCCAGGTGCCGACCAAGCCCGCCGCGCCGAACCGGATCCTATTATCGACCCTGGTGCTGTTCGCGGGGGTCGGCGGCGGTTTGGCCCTGGCCATCTTCCTGGCCTTGCTGCGCCCCGCCTATGCCAGCACCCAGAAACTCAGGGAAGTCACCAACCTGCCGGTGCTGGGCAGCGTGTCCATGAACTGGATACCCGATGTCAGGCGGCGCAAATGGCGGCAATTCGTGAATTTCGTGATTTCTTTCGCGGTGTTGTTGGTGGTGTTCGCGGGGGTGTTGACCTTGGAGGTCAAGGGTTACCACCTGCCTCCCTTCATTTAA
- a CDS encoding XrtA-associated tyrosine autokinase, with amino-acid sequence MIEKAINKAMELDPFQAPPEPEVQVQPETRRAAVPSETPDIAPLAEPRQVSKSYPVDWVSLKARGMLVPEMATTALAEEYRVIKRPLLMNAFPEEDNGIERANLILVTSSVPGEGKTFTAMNLALSIAMERDKNVLLIDGDVAKPSIAGLFGIPVETGLTDLLKDKSLRFSDVAVKTDIPNFTLLPAGKQDRHSTELLASDAMKKLVRELSERYPDRVVIFDSPPLLAATQGAVLARLVGQIVLVIEADSTPQYVVQESIAKLEGCDVVGCVLNKTKKGFGFNYYGYFYGYGYGYGFYGQHQKD; translated from the coding sequence ATGATCGAAAAAGCCATCAACAAGGCGATGGAACTGGACCCTTTCCAAGCCCCGCCCGAACCCGAGGTCCAGGTCCAGCCCGAAACCCGGCGGGCGGCGGTCCCGTCCGAAACCCCCGATATCGCCCCGCTGGCGGAGCCGCGCCAGGTTTCCAAGAGCTACCCGGTGGATTGGGTTTCCCTCAAGGCCCGCGGGATGCTGGTGCCGGAAATGGCCACCACCGCCCTGGCCGAGGAATACCGGGTCATCAAGCGGCCTTTGCTGATGAACGCCTTCCCGGAAGAGGACAACGGCATCGAGCGGGCCAATCTTATTCTGGTGACCAGCAGCGTGCCGGGCGAGGGGAAAACCTTCACCGCCATGAACCTGGCCCTCAGCATCGCGATGGAGCGCGACAAGAACGTATTGCTGATCGACGGCGACGTGGCCAAGCCCTCCATCGCCGGTTTGTTCGGCATCCCGGTCGAGACCGGCCTGACCGATTTGCTCAAGGATAAGAGCCTGCGTTTTTCCGATGTCGCGGTGAAAACCGATATTCCCAATTTCACCCTGTTACCGGCCGGCAAGCAGGACCGCCATTCGACCGAATTGCTGGCCAGCGATGCCATGAAGAAACTGGTCAGGGAGTTATCCGAGCGCTATCCCGACCGCGTCGTGATCTTCGATTCGCCGCCGCTGTTGGCCGCGACCCAGGGCGCGGTATTGGCGCGGTTGGTGGGGCAAATCGTTCTGGTGATCGAGGCCGATTCCACGCCCCAGTATGTGGTGCAGGAGTCTATCGCCAAGCTCGAAGGTTGCGATGTCGTGGGTTGCGTTTTGAATAAGACCAAGAAGGGTTTTGGTTTCAATTATTACGGATATTTCTACGGCTACGGCTACGGTTACGGGTTTTATGGGCAACACCAGAAAGACTAA
- a CDS encoding XrtA/PEP-CTERM system-associated ATPase — protein MYDAFYNLKKKPFQLNPDPEFFFNSAVHRRALAYLRYGLAQGEGFVVVTGAPGTGKTMLVKELFETLSNKRVVAGLMVTSQVGAEDTLRIVAATFGLSYDGDAKAILLKNLENFFKLKAREGKRVLLVVDEAQNLPFQSMEELRMLLNFEMDGKPIFQVFMLGQEELRSTLKGNKMEQVRQRITAIYHLRPLEEEEAKEYILHRLTTAGWNHDPKISDGAFREIYQYTSGTPRVINTLCDRLMLYGYLEELHELDEASVKTVVGEIEQDAVRSRSSVISETDETTPMEHIHADAARYEAPPGNIEERLAQLERTVAGLRNTVNKERALLRKAILLQLDMDQVYQDTPIE, from the coding sequence ATGTATGACGCTTTCTACAATCTGAAGAAAAAACCCTTCCAACTTAATCCGGACCCCGAGTTTTTCTTTAACAGCGCGGTGCATCGGCGCGCCTTGGCCTATTTGCGTTATGGCTTGGCCCAGGGCGAGGGTTTCGTGGTGGTAACCGGGGCTCCCGGTACGGGCAAGACCATGTTGGTCAAAGAACTGTTCGAAACCTTGAGCAACAAGCGCGTCGTGGCCGGTTTGATGGTCACTTCCCAAGTCGGGGCGGAAGATACTTTGCGTATCGTCGCGGCGACCTTCGGTTTATCCTACGATGGTGATGCCAAGGCGATTTTGCTGAAAAACCTCGAAAACTTTTTCAAGCTCAAGGCGCGGGAAGGCAAGCGGGTATTATTGGTGGTGGACGAGGCGCAAAACCTGCCGTTCCAATCCATGGAAGAATTGCGGATGTTGTTGAATTTCGAGATGGACGGCAAGCCGATATTCCAAGTTTTCATGCTGGGCCAGGAAGAACTACGCTCCACCTTGAAAGGCAATAAAATGGAGCAGGTCAGGCAGCGGATTACCGCGATCTACCATTTGCGGCCACTGGAGGAAGAGGAAGCCAAAGAATATATCTTGCACCGCTTGACGACCGCGGGTTGGAATCACGATCCCAAAATCAGCGACGGGGCTTTCCGCGAGATTTATCAATATACTTCGGGGACGCCCAGGGTAATCAATACCCTCTGTGATCGGTTGATGCTCTATGGGTATCTCGAAGAATTGCATGAATTGGACGAGGCATCGGTCAAAACCGTGGTTGGCGAGATTGAACAAGACGCCGTGCGTAGCCGGTCCTCGGTGATTTCCGAAACCGATGAAACCACACCGATGGAACATATCCATGCGGATGCCGCTAGATATGAAGCGCCGCCGGGTAATATCGAGGAGCGTTTGGCCCAATTGGAGCGCACGGTGGCGGGGCTACGCAATACCGTGAATAAGGAGCGGGCTTTGCTGAGGAAGGCGATTTTATTGCAATTGGATATGGACCAGGTTTATCAGGATACCCCGATAGAATAG